The genomic window ACAGCTGGGGAGTGACCGAGAGCGTGGGTGCGACCGCCCTGGCGGTGGCCGGGGCGAGGGCACTCGAGCATTGCCGAGACGACCGGTTGTTCGAGGATCCATTCGCGGAATTGTTCCTCGTCGCCACCGGGGACCCGATGTGGATCGCGGTCGCGCAGGGCGACTTGAGCCTGATGGATACCGCGGCGGCCATCGAGTACGAGCCTTCGATCGCCGCGATCGCCGCGCGCACCAGCTACTTCGACGACGTCATCGAAGAAGCGGCGGCGGCCGGGATCGGCCAGTTCGTCCTGTTGGCCGCGGGCCTGGACGCACGCGCCTACCGGTTGAAAGCGCTGGCCGCAGCCACGGTGTACGAGGTCGACCTGCCCAGGGTGTTGGAATTCAAGGCCGAGGCGTTGGACGGTAAACAACCGGTCGGCGAACGACGAACCGTCGCGGTCGATCTGCGCGACGCATGGCCCGCCGCGTTGCGGCGAGCCGGATTCGATCCGTCGAAGCCGACGCTGTGGCTGATCGAGGGACTGCTTCGGTACTTGCCGTTGCACGACCAGAAGGCGCTACTGCACGAAGTTACCGCGCTCAGCGCTCCCGGCAGCCGGGTCACGCTGAACGATTGGCCGGTGAACACCGATCCGACCGATCGAATGTTGCGGATCTGGGACAAGATCGGCGCCGGCGACGTGCGCACACTGACGTTCACCGACGAGAGCGATCCAGGCCCCCTGCTCACCGACCAGGGATGGGTGGTATCTCTCGGCAACCTGCTCGGAATCTTGGATCGACACACGCGTGCGATCACCGACAAGACCCGGCGAATTTTGGAACAACACGTGCTGCTGACAGCCGTACTCCCCCGGCCGAACAACCAGAACCTATGAGACAGGCACGACTCCCCATGCACTCTCGGAGGGGCTTTCGGTGCCGGGAGGTTGGTGGCGCAACCACCCGGCACCCGATCAGCTAGAGCGTGGTTGTGGACAGGAAGTCCGGGATCAGGTTGTTGACCCGGTTCGGTGCTGCTTACTTCGGAAGAGCCTTACCTCCATTCGGAGTGACCGCGAACCACGTCCCGCCGACGCCTTGGCCGAGCAGATCACCAGGCTGTTTGTCCTTCGAGAAGTAGTAGACGGGCCAGCCTCCGATGGTGATTTGGCAACTGCCGTCGCCGCGTTCGATGAATCCGACGAGCTGCGGATCGACCCCGGCCGCGAATACCGATTGCCCGCGAGCGACCGTCAGTGGCGGCCACGTCGTGGCGCATTGACCGGCGCACGTGGACGTCGGCGGTATCGCGGTGTCCTTGTCGAATCGGTACAGCGACCGGCCGCCGCCGTCTGAAACATACTGTCCGATACCGGGATCGCTGGTCACCGCGAGTTGCACGACATGCAGCGCGCCGACCGGGGCGGTACCGCCGAAGATCTGCAACCACCCCTGCGTTTTCGCCGGTGTGGGCGGCCGAGCGTCGGTTGTAAGAGGCACGGCGGCCGGGGACGGCGCGGCCGGCGGCGATGTCGTCGACGAGGTCTCCGTCGCCGCGCTGCTGTCGCAGGCGCTCAGCAGCCCGGCAAGCGTGATCGCAACGAGCGCGGAACGCTGGAATCGACTGATTGTCTTCATGTTTCGGATCTCCTCAGGCCATCCGGTCGAGCAGTAGGGCAAGAACCTCGTCGGCGGGCTTCATGGCGGCGATCCTGCCCGCCATCTCGGACGCGGCCACCGCGAACGACGGGGTGCCCAGGACTCGAACAGCGGCAGCACCTGCCTGGCGGGGATCGTGGATTACCGCTGCTGCTCCCACCGCCGCCGCGCGTTCGGCATTGAGCGGCTTGTCCAGTCCCAGCGGCAGGATGACCATCGGCACAGCCGCACCCAACACCGAAAGCACTGTGCCCGCACCTCCGGAGGTGACCACCACATCGACCCCGTCCAGCAGGTACCGCATGGGCACGAAACCCGTCACGTGGACCCGGCTCGCGTCGACGGTGAGATCCCGCGGGTCCGACGCGGGGTGCATGGCCACAACGACATTCACATCCTGCTCGAGGAGCGACTCGATAATCGCGGTGAGCGTGCCCGGCTCGTCGACGATCGTGCCGAGTGTCACCAAGACCCGTGGCAATTCCGCCCGCCCAGGAAAGGAAGGCGCGGTCCACGGCACATCATGTTCGTACTCAGGCGCCTCCGGCCGGATGTCGATGCGATCGCGCGACGGTTCCCAGGTTTCGAGTTGCAGCGTGTCCGGCCAGGGATCAACCGCTGCGATCGGCGGTGACAGCTCGATATCGCGTTCCTTCATGCGCTGTGCGGCCGCCACCATCACGGCGTCCGCGAGCGCCGCGTCGATGGCGATGCCCACCCCGTGCGAAACCCACGGCACGCCGAGACTCGACGCGACGAGCGGGCCGAGGAAATCGGCGGCCTCCGCGATCACCAGGTCAGGAGCGAAAGCCGCGGCGGCGCTCAGAGATTCGTCGGCTCCCAGGTCGATCCGTACACCGCCGAAGAACTCGGCCACCGTCGCCGGACTCATATCGGTACTGGCATCGGCCCCGATACGGCGGTGCACTTCGGCTAGGGCCTCCCCCAGCGTCGCACCCGCCGAGAGCACCTCGGCGGGAGCGACGACGTCGGCGACGGATCCGTGGGTCAGAAAGGCGGTGACGTGCCCGGCCCGACGGGCCGCTCTTTCCAGCGGGACCAGTGGCAGCAAATGACCATGAGCGGGCGTGCTGGAGAACAGAATTCGCATGTGCATCACTGCGTCGTCGCCGACGTCGACAGCGACGACGCTCGATCACCCGAGGCAGGGTTCGGTTCCGGCAAGAAGTCCAGTAGCAGTTCGTTGACTTGGTTCGGTGCCTCGAGTTGCATCCAGTGGCCGATGCCGTCGAGACGTTCATATCGCCACGACCCTTTGACGTACTTCTCGTTGCCGAGCATCGATTGCTCGGTGAGGAACGCGTCGTCGCTGCTCCACACGCCCATCATCGGTGCGAGCACCGGTGGTAGGACGGGCGGGTCGACGAGGAACTCCGGTCCGGCTCCGGTGCGGTACAGCCCCAGGCTGGTGCTGAGCGCCCGTGGGTCACGCATCCGTTCGATGACCTCGAGCAGGTCCGGATGGCTGGCGAGCCATTGCCGGGTGTTGGCGAAATCGTCTTGCGAGAGCCAGCGCTCGGCGATGCCCAAGGACTGGAACAGCAGGAAGTACCAGGACTTCTCGCGTTGCGGCAGGCCCGCGTCAACGACCGCCGCCGGAGTTCCGACCGACAGCGTGGTAAGGCTGTCGACCCGCTCGGGGTGCAGCCCGGCGAGCAGCACCGACAGCGAGGCGCCCCAGTCGTGTCCGATGACGTGGGCGTGCTGCACGTCGAGGTCGTCCAGCACGCCCACCAGATCGGCGACGTACTCGGCGAGCTCGTACTGCGCCAGTTCCGTGGGTTTGTCCGAGGCCCCGAAGCCACGCAGATCAGGCGCGATCGTGCGATAGCCGGCGGCATTCAACACCGGCACCTGGTAGCGCCACACGGCGTGGGTGTCCGGATAACCGTGCACCAGCAGCACATCCGGGCCGGACCCGCTGACCTGTACCTGCAGTTCGATGCCATTGGTTTCGATACGCATTACTTCGCTCCGATCACGGTGAGCAGCTCGGCACGGGACGGGCCGGGCTCGGGATAGCCGACAGCACCGCTGCCGAGCTCCTTGATTCGATCGAGCACGCCGGGTCGCCCGAGCGCTTCCTCGGAGCTGCTCAGTCCCGAACCGACATCGCCGAAGGCCCGCAGTACGTCGGGATCCCACAGCTTCGCGGCCTCCAGCGCCTGCCGCAGGTTCCAGTCCTCATCGTCGGTCCGATAGGTGATGCCGTCTCGATAGGGGATGGCGTCGATTTCGAGGTCGATCTGCGCGAGTCGATGCAGATCCCAGGCGGCCGAGGCCTGCTGGGTGGGTCCGAGTGTGGCGTTGGTGATCTCGTCGAACCGGAGTGCGAGCTTCTCCCGATCGCCGATGCCGACCTCGCGCAACACATCTCGCAGCAATAGGCCGTGGAACATACCCATGGTGAGGCCGAACCCGAAAGTGGGATTGGTTGTCGCCCAAGCGTCTCCGATGCTGAGCAGCCCGGTCGCCACCGGCTTGCCGTCGACGACGAAACTCCGATGCCGGGCCTCCATACCGGACATCGCCAGCACCCCGGTGATCGGCTCGCCGTGCGAAGCCCAGTGCGCCATACCGGGATACAGCGCCGCGACCCGCTGCCAGACCGCCGGATCGCTCAATGCCCGCATGGCACGGTCCTTGGCCGAGACGAACAGGGCCAGGGCCCAGGTGCCCGCATCGCCTGGCACGGTGGTCAACCCCAGACTGTCGTGGTGTTCCAGCGGCCACGCTGCCTGTTCCGGATAGGATCCGTCGGCGGAGCGGAAGTAGCGGCTGTAGGCCAAGAACCCGGTCTCGTGCTTGTCCAATACCGGGGCGGCCGCGCCGATGTCGGCCAGCATCTTGCTCGCGGGAGAATTGCGGCCAAGGGCGTCGACGACCAGGTCGGCGTGGATCTGCTCGCCCTGCGCGGTCCGCACGCCGGTGATGTGCGGGATCCCGGAGTCCGCCGCACCGTCGGTCACGAATCCGGCGGCCGTGGTGTCCCGGCGCACGGTAACCCCGGCCCGCACGGCGGCATTGCCGAGTCCCTGCTCGATGACGGGCCGACGGGCGGCAAGCGTATCGAACCGTTCGTCGCCGGGTTTGCGGCCGCCGATCGCCGCCAAATCGAAGGCGCCATCGAGCATGTTGTGGGTCCGCGCGCCCAGCGCCCGCAGCTCGGTGATGGCGTCCGGCAGTTCGGTCGAGAGCAGCTGATACCCCCCGGGCAGCATGATGTGCGGATGCCGGAACTGGTTGACACCCGGTCGCCGCCACTGGTCCCAGGCCTGTTCGGCATCGGTGCCGGACCCACCGGAATCCTTGTCCAGCAAGGTGACTCGATGACCTTCACCGGCCAGCAGCATGGCCGCGGTCAGGCCGGTAGGGCCGCCGCCGAGCACTACCACGTGCATCGGCCGGCCTTCCTCGGTGGTTCGCATGATGGATCCTTTCGACTCTTCGGAGCAGGTCTGGGGTAACTCTCGGCTGGACCGGCGCTCAGTTCCCAGACCGGAAACTGCTCATTCGCGCTGATGTCCGGCGGTGCCGCGTGCCCATGCACGCGGCACCGCATCGGCATCGGTGATCAGGAAACGGCGCCAGCGGCGTCGACGATGACCTTCGCCACGGCGTCGGGCTGCGAGACCGTGAGCGCGTGCGAGGCGCCCGGGATCTCCACGGTCGCGCGGGCCTTGGCGCGTTCGGCCATGAACCGGTGCGCGGCGACCGGGATGTTGTAGTCGGCATCGGGGTAGACGAACCAGGACGGCAGGGTCTTCCAGCTGGGCGCACCGGATTTGCCGTTGAGCGCGCGGTCGTTGAGCGGGCGCTGGGTGCGGGCATCGAGGGTGGCCTGCGCGTCGGGCACGTCGGCGGCGAACTGCTTCTGGTACTTCTCGGGCAGGATGTAGAGGTCGGTGCTGCCGTCGGCGAGGGTGACCTTGTTCAGGGTTTCGCCGAGGGTGCTGCCCGGGAACTTGCCGGACAGCTCACCGATGGTCTCGCCCTCCTCAGGGGCGAAGGCGGCCACGTAGACCAGACCCTTGACCTTGGGGTCGTTGATCTGCGAAATGACCTGTCCGCCATAGGAATGCCCGACCAGCACGACCGGCCCGTTGATGGCGGCGACCACACCGCGGACAGCGTCGGCGTCCCCCTGGACGCTGCGCAGCGGATTGCCCACCGCGATATTGGCCAGGCCCTGCTGGTTCAGCCGGTCGATGACGCCGTTCCAGCTGGCGGATTCGGCGAACGCGCCGTGGACCAGGACGATGGTCGGCTGCACCGGGGTGGGTTCGGCGGAGGCGCAGCCGGAGCCGGCGAGGGCCGCGCTCAGGCCAACGGCGGCGGCGGCGATCTTGGCGGAGTTGGTGATTCGCATGACGGATTCCTTTGCTGTGCAGGGTATTTCGTGATAAATGGGGGTTGGGCGTCAGTTCTTCAGGAACTCGAGCAGGTCCGCTTCAAAGGCGGCCCGGAATTCGCCGTGCAGGCCGTGCGCGCCGCCGGGGTAGACGCGCAGGGTCGAGTTCTTGATCAGCTCAGCGGATTTCACCGCCGAGTCGTGCAGCGGGACGATCTGGTCGTCGTCGCCGTGGGCGACCAGCACCGGTACGTCGATGCGCCGCAGATCCTCGGTGAAGTCGGTCTCGGAGAACTGGGTGATGCATTCGTAGGCGGCGCGGACGCCGGCCTGCATGCTCAGCCGCCAGAACGCGCGGCGCATCCCTTCCGAGACGACCGCACCGGACCGGTTGAAGCCGTAGAAGGTTTCGCTCAGATCCCAGTAGAACTGCGAGCGATCGGTGGCGACGCCGTTGCGGATGCCGTCGAACACCGCCATCGGGGTGCCCTCGGGATTGGTCTCCGACTTGACCATGACCGGCGGCACGGCACCCAGCAGCACCGCCTTGGCGACCCGGCCGCTGCCATGCCTGCCGAGGTAGCGGGCGACCTCGCCGCCGCCGGTGGAATGTCCGACGAGCACGGCGTCGCGCAGATCGAGCGTCTCGATCAACTCGGCCAGATCGTCGGCGTAGCGGTCCATGTGGTTGCCGTCCCAGGTTTGGGTGGATCGGCCGTGGCCGCGGCGGTCATGGGCAATCGCGCGGTAACCGTGCTCGGCGACCAGGCGGGCCTGGTCGTCCCAGGCGTCGGCGTTGAGCGGCCAGCCGTGGCTGAAGATGATCGGCTGTCCGGTGCCCCAGTCCTTGAAGAAGATCTCGGCGCCGTCTGTGGTGGTAAATGTCGATGTCATGGCTATGAAATTACGAAGTGGGGCACCCTTGCCGAATCCGTCGAACGACTGCATCGGCGACTGAGTCGATGACTGAGTCGCGTTGTCGAACCGCGGTGGTTCTGCCAGGCTTCGGGGATGGGAAGCGAGATTGCGGCACCGGCGTTCTTCACCAGTGACGTGCTGGCGACCACGCCCGCCGGCGGTCGTGGTCTGGTCGGACGCGAGCAATACCTGGCGGCGCTGTGCGAACTGCTCGACCGTGCGGCGGACGGAAACGGGTCGGCGCTGGTGTTGCGCGGTGCGGCCGGTATCGGTAAGTCGGCGCTGCTGGCGGCGGTCCGGGACGCCGCGCTGGAACGGAACCTGACGGTCCTGTCGGCGGTCGGCGTGGAGAACGAAGCCGGTTTGTGTTTTGCCGCGCTGCATCAGCTGCTGCATCCCCTGCTGCCCGAAGCCGTGAAACTTCCACTGGTACAACAGCGCACGCTGCGCGCGGCGTTCGGGCAGGAGGAGGGCGGCCCGGATCTGTTCAGTGTGGCGCTGGCGGCCTTGCAGCTGATCGGTGAGGCGGCGGCGCGGCAGCCGATCGTGCTGATCATCGACGATCTGCACTGGCTCGACCCGGCCAGCACCGACGCGCTGAGCTTCCTGGCCCGCCGCATCGGCAAGGACCCGGTCCTCGTACTGGCCGCCACCCGCGCCGACCAGGGCGATCCGGCGGACCGGGCCGGACTGCCGGATCTGGTGGTCGAACCGCTCCCCGAGGACGCCGCCGCCGAACTGCTCCAAGCCCAAGCGCCGACGCTGACGACCACCGCGCGCCGGCGGCTACTCGCGCAAGCAGCCGGAAATCCCTTGGCGCTGACCGAACTTCCCCGCGCCCTGCGGCACAGCGGCACCGACCGAGTGGCCGAGGAGTTCCCACTCACCGCTCGGCTGGAGGCCGCGTTCGCGGCCCGGTCCGCCGAACTCTGCCCGGCCGCGCGCACGCTGCTCGTCGTGCTCGCCGCCGACGTCGGCTGCGAGCTGCGCCGGTTGCTGTCCGCGGCAACCGAACTCGCCGGCGCGCCGGTAACCGCCGACCATCTGCAAGCTGCCCTCGACATCGGCCTGGTCGAATTGTCCGGCGCGGGAGTGCGATTCCGGCATCCGATGATGCGCACCGCCATCTACGCGCGCGCACCGCTGACCCAGCGGCTTGGCGCACACTCCTGCCTGGCCGCGGAGCTCGCGGATTTCCCGGACAGGCAACTCTGGCATCGCGCCGCCGCGACCCTCGGCACCGACGACAGCCTGGCCGCGGAGCTGGCGGAATTCGCCGAACGGTCCCGCCGCCGCGGCGCGATCATGACCGCTGTCAACGCGCTGCACCGCGCGGCCGAACTCGCCGAACGCCCCGATCGCACCACCACGCTGCTGCTCGGCGCGGCCGAACTGGCCAGCGAGATCGGTGCCCGCCGGGAAGCACAGGACCTC from Nocardia iowensis includes these protein-coding regions:
- a CDS encoding NAD(P)/FAD-dependent oxidoreductase, encoding MRTTEEGRPMHVVVLGGGPTGLTAAMLLAGEGHRVTLLDKDSGGSGTDAEQAWDQWRRPGVNQFRHPHIMLPGGYQLLSTELPDAITELRALGARTHNMLDGAFDLAAIGGRKPGDERFDTLAARRPVIEQGLGNAAVRAGVTVRRDTTAAGFVTDGAADSGIPHITGVRTAQGEQIHADLVVDALGRNSPASKMLADIGAAAPVLDKHETGFLAYSRYFRSADGSYPEQAAWPLEHHDSLGLTTVPGDAGTWALALFVSAKDRAMRALSDPAVWQRVAALYPGMAHWASHGEPITGVLAMSGMEARHRSFVVDGKPVATGLLSIGDAWATTNPTFGFGLTMGMFHGLLLRDVLREVGIGDREKLALRFDEITNATLGPTQQASAAWDLHRLAQIDLEIDAIPYRDGITYRTDDEDWNLRQALEAAKLWDPDVLRAFGDVGSGLSSSEEALGRPGVLDRIKELGSGAVGYPEPGPSRAELLTVIGAK
- a CDS encoding alpha/beta fold hydrolase, which produces MTSTFTTTDGAEIFFKDWGTGQPIIFSHGWPLNADAWDDQARLVAEHGYRAIAHDRRGHGRSTQTWDGNHMDRYADDLAELIETLDLRDAVLVGHSTGGGEVARYLGRHGSGRVAKAVLLGAVPPVMVKSETNPEGTPMAVFDGIRNGVATDRSQFYWDLSETFYGFNRSGAVVSEGMRRAFWRLSMQAGVRAAYECITQFSETDFTEDLRRIDVPVLVAHGDDDQIVPLHDSAVKSAELIKNSTLRVYPGGAHGLHGEFRAAFEADLLEFLKN
- a CDS encoding glycosyltransferase yields the protein MRILFSSTPAHGHLLPLVPLERAARRAGHVTAFLTHGSVADVVAPAEVLSAGATLGEALAEVHRRIGADASTDMSPATVAEFFGGVRIDLGADESLSAAAAFAPDLVIAEAADFLGPLVASSLGVPWVSHGVGIAIDAALADAVMVAAAQRMKERDIELSPPIAAVDPWPDTLQLETWEPSRDRIDIRPEAPEYEHDVPWTAPSFPGRAELPRVLVTLGTIVDEPGTLTAIIESLLEQDVNVVVAMHPASDPRDLTVDASRVHVTGFVPMRYLLDGVDVVVTSGGAGTVLSVLGAAVPMVILPLGLDKPLNAERAAAVGAAAVIHDPRQAGAAAVRVLGTPSFAVAASEMAGRIAAMKPADEVLALLLDRMA
- a CDS encoding SAM-dependent methyltransferase; the protein is MRRTGDSWGVTESVGATALAVAGARALEHCRDDRLFEDPFAELFLVATGDPMWIAVAQGDLSLMDTAAAIEYEPSIAAIAARTSYFDDVIEEAAAAGIGQFVLLAAGLDARAYRLKALAAATVYEVDLPRVLEFKAEALDGKQPVGERRTVAVDLRDAWPAALRRAGFDPSKPTLWLIEGLLRYLPLHDQKALLHEVTALSAPGSRVTLNDWPVNTDPTDRMLRIWDKIGAGDVRTLTFTDESDPGPLLTDQGWVVSLGNLLGILDRHTRAITDKTRRILEQHVLLTAVLPRPNNQNL
- a CDS encoding alpha/beta fold hydrolase; the protein is MRIETNGIELQVQVSGSGPDVLLVHGYPDTHAVWRYQVPVLNAAGYRTIAPDLRGFGASDKPTELAQYELAEYVADLVGVLDDLDVQHAHVIGHDWGASLSVLLAGLHPERVDSLTTLSVGTPAAVVDAGLPQREKSWYFLLFQSLGIAERWLSQDDFANTRQWLASHPDLLEVIERMRDPRALSTSLGLYRTGAGPEFLVDPPVLPPVLAPMMGVWSSDDAFLTEQSMLGNEKYVKGSWRYERLDGIGHWMQLEAPNQVNELLLDFLPEPNPASGDRASSLSTSATTQ
- a CDS encoding alpha/beta fold hydrolase, yielding MRITNSAKIAAAAVGLSAALAGSGCASAEPTPVQPTIVLVHGAFAESASWNGVIDRLNQQGLANIAVGNPLRSVQGDADAVRGVVAAINGPVVLVGHSYGGQVISQINDPKVKGLVYVAAFAPEEGETIGELSGKFPGSTLGETLNKVTLADGSTDLYILPEKYQKQFAADVPDAQATLDARTQRPLNDRALNGKSGAPSWKTLPSWFVYPDADYNIPVAAHRFMAERAKARATVEIPGASHALTVSQPDAVAKVIVDAAGAVS